A single window of Pseudarthrobacter psychrotolerans DNA harbors:
- a CDS encoding ABC transporter ATP-binding protein — protein sequence MARLLAGHKGAVAAIAALQLVQTAGNLLLPTINAAIIDDGIVAGNTPEIFRLGTVMALVAAVQAAAAIAASYFGAVVAMKMGHQLRGEVFTRIQSLSSQEVAAFGTQSLVTRATNDTQQIQSFAVLVFTMLVTAPVMAAGGVLLALQQDIVLSGVVIVIMPILLLIMYLIVRRLVPLYRQGQGLLDRTGELLREQIIGESVIRAFVRQGHETRRFAKTNSSLTGNNLQSSLLVAGMLPLIMIVVNLSSVAVVWFGGHRVYEGGMKIGALTAFIAYIMQILLAIMMAMYVFMTAPRAAACAERLSAVLDAKPSVHDSVAPPGTSHGSPLDGGSVTFRNVSFSYPGAENPVLEDISFTAMPGTTVAIVGSTGSGKSTLLSLVPRFLDTTAGTISIGGRNICSMPLDALRRTMAVVPQKSHLFSGTIADNLRVAAPEATDGQLWEALETAQAASFVRALPLGLDTEVGQGGTTLSGGQRQRLCIARALLRRVPVYLFDDSFSALDFATEARVRDALEVALDSAVVIVVAERISTIAGAGQILVLDDGRLVAQGTHLQLLETSPTYREIAESQLALDDAP from the coding sequence ATGGCCCGGCTTCTGGCGGGCCACAAGGGCGCCGTTGCCGCGATCGCTGCCCTCCAGCTTGTCCAGACCGCCGGCAACCTGCTGCTGCCCACCATTAACGCTGCCATCATCGACGACGGCATCGTGGCCGGGAACACGCCGGAAATCTTCCGCCTGGGCACTGTCATGGCCCTGGTAGCCGCGGTCCAGGCCGCGGCGGCCATCGCCGCCAGCTACTTCGGGGCCGTGGTGGCGATGAAGATGGGGCACCAGCTGCGCGGCGAGGTCTTCACCAGGATCCAGTCGCTGTCTTCCCAGGAAGTGGCAGCCTTTGGCACACAAAGTCTCGTCACCAGGGCCACCAACGACACCCAGCAGATCCAGTCGTTCGCCGTCCTGGTTTTCACCATGCTGGTGACGGCGCCCGTCATGGCGGCCGGGGGCGTCTTATTGGCATTGCAGCAGGACATCGTGCTTTCAGGCGTCGTAATCGTCATCATGCCCATACTGCTGCTGATCATGTATCTCATCGTCCGGCGACTGGTGCCCCTGTACCGGCAGGGGCAGGGGCTCCTGGACCGAACGGGGGAGCTTCTGCGTGAGCAGATCATCGGAGAGAGTGTGATCCGCGCATTCGTCAGGCAGGGACACGAAACACGCCGGTTTGCGAAGACCAACAGCAGCCTCACCGGAAACAACCTTCAGTCCTCGCTGCTCGTTGCCGGCATGCTGCCGCTGATCATGATTGTGGTCAACCTGTCATCGGTGGCCGTGGTGTGGTTCGGCGGCCACCGGGTGTACGAGGGCGGGATGAAGATCGGCGCCCTCACGGCCTTCATCGCCTACATCATGCAGATTCTCCTGGCAATCATGATGGCCATGTACGTGTTCATGACTGCCCCGCGGGCGGCCGCTTGCGCAGAACGGCTGAGTGCCGTGCTCGACGCAAAACCGTCAGTCCACGACAGCGTGGCGCCCCCAGGGACCAGCCATGGGAGCCCCTTAGACGGCGGCAGCGTCACCTTCAGGAACGTCAGTTTTTCCTACCCCGGCGCCGAAAATCCAGTACTTGAAGACATCAGCTTCACGGCCATGCCAGGAACCACTGTTGCCATCGTCGGCTCAACAGGGAGCGGCAAATCGACCCTCCTAAGCCTGGTGCCCCGGTTCCTGGACACCACGGCGGGAACCATCAGTATCGGCGGCAGGAACATCTGTTCGATGCCCTTGGACGCCCTCCGCCGGACCATGGCGGTGGTGCCGCAAAAGTCGCACCTTTTCTCCGGAACCATCGCCGACAACCTGCGAGTCGCAGCTCCGGAGGCAACCGACGGCCAACTATGGGAAGCCTTGGAGACGGCCCAGGCCGCCAGCTTCGTTCGTGCGCTGCCGCTGGGGTTGGACACAGAAGTCGGCCAGGGCGGAACGACTCTCTCCGGGGGCCAGCGGCAGCGCCTCTGCATAGCGCGGGCGCTCCTGCGGAGGGTCCCCGTCTATCTTTTTGACGACAGCTTTTCCGCGCTGGACTTCGCCACCGAGGCCCGGGTCCGGGATGCCCTGGAAGTTGCCCTTGACAGCGCAGTGGTCATTGTCGTGGCGGAACGGATCTCCACCATTGCCGGCGCCGGCCAGATCCTGGTGCTCGACGACGGCCGCCTGGTTGCACAGGGGACCCACCTGCAGCTGCTGGAGACATCACCCACCTACCGGGAAATTGCCGAGTCCCAACTGGCGCTGGACGACGCGCCATGA
- a CDS encoding ABC transporter ATP-binding protein, whose protein sequence is MTASPGTGTAEGFWPTARRVLALLRPSRGRMLGAVAATCAFVVLNVAAPNYLGDATDVVVAGVYSGVLDGQQLGNLLAAVAALYIGASLFNWIQGALTASAVHGLMYSLRASVQDKLHRLPSTYFHTQSRGDVLSRVTNDIDNISQALSQVLTQLIMSVLMLCGALGMMLWISPLLALIALVSVPLSTLITVMVARKSQPQFARQWTETGELNAHVEEFVTGHEVIKAFGYQDQAAAVFKASNDRLARASARAQYSSGIVQPLMVLIANVNYIAVAVVGALQVTTGAMTIGGIQAFIQFSRLFTQPVGQIGGMLNVIQSCVASARRVFDLLDAAEIPAERESVGHKAHPGGRIVFRDVTFGYARADPVVRGLSFTVEPGRTVAIVGHTGAGKTTIVNLLMRFYEVDAGRITIGGTNIADLPRDVLREGFGVVLQDAWLFSGSIRENIEYGRPGATDAEITAAAEASHVDHLIRSLPAGYDTVLGNGGEPLSQGQRQLISIARAQLADRAVLVLDEATSSVDSRTEVLIRQAMQRLRRGKTSFVIAHRLSTVRDADLILVMDHGRIAEQGTHRSLLAANGRYARLYNAQFAGRAGRAGTLETGR, encoded by the coding sequence ATGACAGCTTCGCCTGGCACCGGGACAGCCGAAGGGTTCTGGCCCACAGCGCGCCGTGTCCTCGCATTGCTCCGCCCGTCCCGGGGCCGGATGCTGGGTGCAGTTGCGGCCACCTGCGCTTTTGTTGTCCTCAACGTCGCGGCGCCGAACTACCTCGGTGATGCCACGGACGTGGTGGTGGCCGGGGTGTACAGCGGAGTGCTCGACGGGCAGCAGCTGGGAAATCTGCTGGCTGCCGTTGCCGCGTTGTACATCGGCGCTTCCCTGTTCAACTGGATCCAGGGAGCGCTGACGGCCAGCGCGGTACACGGTCTGATGTATAGCCTCCGGGCATCGGTCCAGGACAAGCTGCACCGGCTTCCTTCCACGTACTTCCACACGCAGTCCAGGGGTGATGTCCTGAGCCGCGTCACCAACGACATCGACAATATTTCGCAAGCGCTCAGCCAGGTCCTCACACAGCTGATCATGTCTGTCCTGATGCTGTGCGGCGCCCTGGGCATGATGCTCTGGATCTCGCCGCTCCTGGCCCTGATCGCTCTTGTTTCAGTACCGTTGTCCACCCTCATTACCGTTATGGTGGCCCGGAAATCCCAACCACAGTTCGCCCGCCAATGGACCGAAACGGGCGAATTGAACGCCCACGTGGAGGAGTTCGTCACGGGGCACGAAGTCATTAAGGCCTTCGGGTACCAGGACCAGGCAGCGGCAGTCTTCAAGGCCAGCAACGACCGCCTTGCCCGGGCGTCCGCACGGGCCCAGTATTCATCGGGCATTGTCCAGCCGCTGATGGTCCTTATCGCCAATGTCAATTACATCGCAGTGGCCGTGGTGGGGGCGCTCCAGGTCACCACGGGGGCCATGACCATCGGCGGGATCCAGGCGTTCATCCAGTTCAGCCGGCTTTTCACCCAGCCTGTGGGCCAGATCGGCGGCATGCTCAACGTCATCCAGTCCTGCGTGGCGTCGGCGCGCCGCGTGTTCGACCTGCTTGACGCCGCGGAAATACCTGCCGAGCGTGAAAGCGTCGGCCACAAAGCCCATCCGGGCGGTCGTATTGTGTTCAGGGATGTCACCTTCGGCTATGCCAGGGCTGATCCTGTGGTCCGTGGACTCTCGTTCACGGTGGAACCTGGCCGGACTGTGGCGATAGTGGGCCATACGGGCGCCGGCAAGACCACCATTGTTAATCTCCTCATGCGGTTCTACGAAGTCGACGCCGGCAGGATCACCATCGGCGGAACCAACATCGCAGACCTTCCCAGGGACGTCCTGCGTGAGGGATTCGGGGTGGTGCTCCAGGATGCGTGGCTGTTTTCCGGTTCCATCAGGGAGAACATCGAATACGGCCGGCCGGGAGCCACCGATGCGGAGATCACCGCGGCAGCAGAGGCGAGCCATGTGGACCACCTCATCAGGTCGCTGCCCGCCGGCTACGACACGGTGCTGGGCAACGGGGGAGAGCCGCTCAGCCAGGGCCAGCGCCAGCTGATCTCCATCGCCCGGGCGCAGCTGGCGGACCGCGCCGTGCTGGTCCTGGACGAGGCCACCAGTTCAGTGGATTCGCGGACCGAGGTCCTAATCCGCCAGGCCATGCAAAGGTTGCGCCGTGGAAAAACAAGCTTTGTGATCGCCCACCGTTTGTCCACGGTCCGGGACGCTGATCTAATTCTGGTCATGGACCACGGACGCATTGCAGAGCAGGGAACCCATCGAAGCCTCCTGGCGGCCAACGGCCGCTACGCCCGGCTGTACAACGCGCAGTTCGCCGGACGTGCGGGCCGCGCCGGCACCTTGGAGACCGGCCGATGA
- a CDS encoding GntR family transcriptional regulator, whose product MTTDGPFPGIWKPNQSSTVALFEQLRLHVIRLADSGALPPGTKLPAVRTLAGLLDVAPHTVARAYKELEAAGVVATKGRNGTVVCARDEREDALSLAANSYASVAKAQGATFAEAVKLLAAAYDAD is encoded by the coding sequence ATGACCACAGACGGTCCGTTCCCCGGAATATGGAAGCCCAACCAGTCCAGCACGGTGGCACTGTTTGAACAGCTGCGCCTGCACGTGATCCGCCTCGCGGACAGCGGCGCCCTTCCGCCGGGAACCAAGCTGCCGGCGGTACGGACATTGGCCGGGCTGCTCGACGTCGCGCCCCACACCGTGGCACGGGCGTACAAGGAACTGGAAGCAGCCGGGGTGGTGGCCACGAAGGGCAGGAACGGCACTGTGGTGTGCGCGCGTGATGAGCGGGAGGATGCGCTCTCCCTGGCTGCCAACTCCTATGCGTCAGTGGCCAAGGCCCAAGGTGCCACCTTTGCCGAAGCGGTCAAGCTACTGGCTGCAGCCTACGATGCCGACTAG
- the uvrA gene encoding excinuclease ABC subunit UvrA: MPKAVAEETAVESVPAAVAQAPATPARPDLSRLVVKGAREHNLRNVDLDLPRDAMIVFTGLSGSGKSSLAFDTIFAEGQRRYVESLSAYARQFLGQVDKPDVDFIEGLSPAVSIDQKSTSKNPRSTVGTITEIYDYMRLLWARVGRPHCPVCGEVVARQTPQQIVDQLLELEEGTRFQVLAPVVRGRKGEFVDLFKELTAKGYSRARVDGELIQLSEPPKLGKQFKHTIEVVVDRLVVKEGISQRLTDSVETALGLAEGRVLAEFVDLDADAPGRLRAFSENLACPNEHPLAIDEIEPRSFSFNNPFGACSACSGIGTRLEVDEELIIPNPELSLSEGAIAPWSLGTATTEYWNRLLEGLAKELGFSMDTPWEKLGNDVRQTVLHGKDHKVVVQYKNRFGRERKYSTGFEGAIQYVHRKHGETDSEWARDRYEEYMRQIACPACNGARLNPASLSVLINGKSIADVAAMPMRVCADFLNNLVLTGREAQIAHQVLKEIQARLTFLLDVGLEYLNLERPSATLSGGEAQRIRLATQIGSGLVGVLYVLDEPSIGLHQRDNRRLIDTLTRLRDMGNTLIVVEHDEDTIQVADWIVDIGPGAGEHGGQVVHSGSYQDLLANTNSLTGDYLSGRKKIDIPKKRRKYDKKRELKVVGARENNLVNVDAAFPLGLFTAVTGVSGSGKSTLVNEILYKVLANKLNGAKQVAGRHKSIMGLEHLDKVVHVDQSPIGRTPRSNPATYTGVFDNIRKLFAETTEAKVRGYLPGRFSFNVKGGRCEACAGDGTLKIEMNFLPDVYVPCEVCHGARYNRETLEVHYKGKTIADVLNMPIEEGAEFFAAFSPIARHLNTLVDVGLGYVRLGQPATTLSGGEAQRVKLAAELQKRSNGRSVYVLDEPTTGLHFEDIRKLLMVLQGLVDKGNTVITIEHNLDVIKSADWIVDLGPDGGSGGGQIVATGTPEQVAKSTKSHTASFLAEILS, encoded by the coding sequence GTGCCTAAAGCCGTAGCTGAAGAAACAGCAGTCGAATCCGTCCCCGCCGCCGTTGCCCAGGCCCCCGCCACGCCTGCCCGTCCTGACCTCTCGCGTCTTGTGGTCAAGGGCGCGCGGGAGCATAACCTGCGCAATGTGGACCTGGATTTGCCCCGTGATGCCATGATCGTTTTCACCGGGCTGTCCGGCTCCGGGAAGTCATCTCTGGCATTCGACACCATCTTCGCCGAGGGCCAGCGGCGCTATGTTGAATCGCTGTCGGCCTATGCCCGTCAGTTCCTCGGCCAGGTGGACAAACCGGACGTCGACTTCATCGAGGGGCTCTCGCCGGCGGTTTCGATTGACCAAAAGTCCACCAGTAAGAACCCCCGTTCCACGGTTGGCACCATCACCGAAATTTATGACTACATGCGATTGCTGTGGGCTCGTGTGGGACGGCCGCATTGCCCGGTCTGCGGCGAAGTTGTGGCCCGGCAGACTCCGCAGCAGATCGTGGATCAGCTGCTTGAGCTTGAGGAAGGCACGCGCTTCCAGGTCCTGGCGCCTGTGGTGAGGGGGCGCAAGGGCGAGTTCGTGGACCTCTTCAAGGAGCTGACCGCCAAGGGCTATTCGCGTGCCCGGGTGGACGGCGAGCTGATCCAGCTGAGCGAGCCGCCCAAACTCGGCAAGCAGTTCAAACACACCATTGAGGTGGTGGTGGACCGCCTGGTGGTCAAGGAAGGCATCAGCCAGCGCCTCACGGATTCGGTTGAAACGGCGCTTGGCCTGGCCGAAGGCCGGGTTCTGGCCGAGTTCGTCGATCTGGACGCCGACGCTCCGGGACGGTTGCGGGCATTTTCCGAGAACCTCGCCTGCCCCAACGAGCATCCCCTGGCCATCGATGAAATCGAGCCGCGCTCCTTCTCGTTCAACAATCCTTTCGGCGCCTGTTCCGCGTGCAGCGGCATCGGTACACGGCTTGAAGTTGACGAGGAACTGATCATTCCGAATCCTGAGCTGTCGTTGTCCGAGGGCGCCATCGCGCCCTGGTCACTGGGCACTGCAACCACCGAGTATTGGAACCGCCTGCTTGAAGGGCTGGCCAAGGAGCTTGGCTTCTCCATGGACACGCCCTGGGAGAAGCTGGGCAACGACGTCCGCCAGACCGTCCTGCACGGTAAGGACCACAAGGTGGTTGTCCAGTACAAGAACCGCTTCGGACGGGAACGCAAATACAGCACCGGCTTCGAAGGTGCCATCCAGTACGTCCACCGCAAGCACGGTGAGACGGACTCCGAGTGGGCCCGCGACCGCTATGAAGAGTACATGCGGCAGATCGCGTGCCCCGCGTGCAATGGTGCCCGGCTCAACCCCGCTTCGCTGTCCGTCCTGATCAACGGCAAGTCCATCGCCGATGTCGCGGCCATGCCCATGCGGGTGTGTGCCGACTTCCTGAACAACCTGGTCCTGACCGGCCGCGAGGCCCAGATCGCCCACCAGGTGCTCAAGGAAATCCAGGCCCGGCTGACCTTCCTGCTCGACGTCGGGCTGGAATACCTGAATCTCGAGCGCCCCTCCGCCACCTTGTCCGGCGGCGAAGCGCAGCGGATCCGGCTTGCCACCCAGATCGGTTCCGGCCTCGTGGGCGTCCTTTACGTCCTGGACGAGCCCTCCATCGGCCTCCACCAGCGTGACAACCGCCGGCTCATTGACACCCTGACGCGGCTCCGGGACATGGGAAACACGCTCATCGTTGTGGAACACGACGAGGACACCATCCAGGTGGCGGACTGGATCGTTGACATCGGCCCGGGCGCAGGCGAGCACGGCGGCCAGGTAGTGCACTCGGGTTCGTACCAGGACCTCCTGGCCAACACCAACTCATTGACTGGCGATTACCTGTCCGGCCGCAAGAAGATCGACATCCCCAAGAAGCGCCGCAAATATGACAAAAAGCGTGAGCTGAAGGTCGTCGGGGCGCGTGAAAACAATCTGGTCAATGTTGATGCGGCCTTCCCCCTGGGCCTGTTCACCGCTGTGACCGGCGTCAGCGGCTCCGGCAAGTCCACCCTGGTCAACGAGATCCTCTACAAGGTGCTGGCCAACAAGCTCAACGGCGCCAAGCAGGTAGCCGGACGCCACAAGAGCATCATGGGCCTGGAGCACCTGGACAAGGTGGTGCATGTGGACCAGAGCCCCATCGGGCGTACCCCGCGCTCCAACCCCGCCACGTACACCGGTGTTTTTGACAATATCCGCAAGCTCTTCGCCGAAACCACCGAGGCAAAGGTCCGCGGCTACCTGCCTGGCCGGTTCTCCTTCAACGTCAAAGGCGGGCGCTGCGAAGCCTGCGCTGGTGACGGCACGCTGAAGATCGAAATGAACTTCCTGCCGGACGTCTACGTTCCCTGCGAGGTGTGCCACGGCGCACGGTACAACCGCGAGACCCTTGAAGTGCACTACAAGGGCAAGACGATCGCGGATGTGCTCAACATGCCCATCGAAGAAGGCGCGGAGTTCTTCGCTGCGTTCTCGCCGATCGCCCGGCACCTGAACACCCTCGTGGACGTGGGCCTCGGCTACGTCCGGCTGGGACAGCCGGCAACCACCCTCTCCGGCGGCGAAGCCCAGCGCGTCAAGCTTGCCGCGGAACTGCAGAAACGCTCCAACGGACGCAGCGTGTATGTCCTCGACGAGCCCACCACGGGCCTGCACTTCGAGGACATCCGCAAGCTCCTGATGGTCCTTCAGGGGCTGGTGGACAAGGGCAACACGGTGATCACCATCGAACACAACCTGGACGTCATCAAGAGCGCCGACTGGATCGTGGATCTTGGCCCGGACGGCGGTTCGGGCGGCGGCCAGATCGTTGCCACCGGCACCCCCGAGCAGGTGGCAAAATCCACCAAGAGCCACACGGCCTCCTTCCTCGCGGAAATACTGAGCTAG
- a CDS encoding HAD hydrolase-like protein, protein MTQTTVPVIFDLDGTLVDPAGGISDGIAAALAAAGLPVPGQDALNSMIGPKLSDALQSVCKVPAEMLDEVIRTYRQYYLATGIAQSRLYPGIKEALESFAAEGRPVAVATQKPEGLAQIVLGHHGIAGLFQSIRGSADNESSTDGPVGKAEIIAAALVDLSTQHAVMVGDRAQDVAGAIANGLDCIGVGWGFAPDGELEEAGAVTVVDTTAGMVAAIGRLEAIHTAAMSEVRNDGAV, encoded by the coding sequence GTGACTCAAACAACAGTGCCCGTGATCTTTGACCTGGACGGCACTCTTGTCGATCCGGCCGGCGGAATATCCGACGGAATCGCAGCAGCCCTAGCCGCCGCAGGTCTGCCGGTTCCTGGCCAGGACGCCCTGAACTCGATGATCGGCCCCAAACTCAGCGACGCACTCCAGAGTGTCTGCAAGGTTCCGGCCGAGATGCTTGACGAGGTCATCCGGACGTACCGGCAGTACTACCTGGCCACGGGGATAGCCCAGAGCCGGCTGTACCCCGGAATCAAGGAAGCGCTGGAGAGCTTTGCAGCCGAAGGCAGGCCAGTGGCCGTCGCCACGCAGAAGCCCGAAGGGCTGGCCCAGATCGTGCTGGGCCACCATGGCATCGCTGGCCTGTTCCAGTCCATCAGGGGTTCAGCAGACAACGAATCGTCAACGGACGGTCCGGTGGGGAAGGCAGAAATCATCGCCGCGGCCCTCGTTGACCTGTCCACGCAGCATGCCGTTATGGTGGGTGACCGCGCCCAGGACGTGGCGGGAGCCATCGCGAACGGGCTTGACTGCATCGGCGTGGGCTGGGGATTCGCCCCCGACGGCGAACTCGAGGAAGCCGGTGCCGTCACCGTGGTGGACACCACCGCCGGCATGGTTGCCGCAATCGGGCGCCTCGAAGCCATCCACACCGCCGCGATGAGTGAGGTGCGCAACGATGGCGCTGTTTGA
- a CDS encoding lysophospholipid acyltransferase family protein — translation MALFEAVRWTFRGLVAGTCRPTILGLENVPKEGPFIVAPNHLSFFDSVIVQALMPRPVAFFAKAEYFTTGGVKGKVMKSFFESVGSIPVERGEQAASVQALKTLLDILEAGKGIGIYPEGTRSRDGILYRGRTGVGWLALATGAPVIPVGLIGTENLQPAGEKGFKPHHFTMKVGEPLYFDKTGPDHSLPARRQVTDHIMDAIAELSGQERSTSYNQSKATD, via the coding sequence ATGGCGCTGTTTGAGGCGGTCCGGTGGACATTTCGCGGGCTCGTCGCGGGTACCTGCCGGCCCACCATCCTCGGCCTTGAAAACGTGCCAAAAGAGGGGCCCTTCATTGTGGCCCCGAACCATCTCTCCTTCTTTGACAGCGTCATTGTCCAGGCACTGATGCCGCGGCCGGTGGCCTTCTTCGCCAAAGCCGAGTACTTCACCACGGGTGGCGTGAAGGGAAAGGTCATGAAATCTTTCTTCGAGTCCGTGGGCTCCATCCCCGTGGAGCGCGGCGAGCAGGCAGCAAGCGTCCAGGCGCTCAAAACCCTCCTGGACATCCTGGAGGCCGGCAAGGGCATCGGCATTTACCCTGAAGGCACACGGTCGCGGGACGGTATTCTCTACCGCGGCCGCACCGGCGTGGGCTGGCTTGCACTGGCAACCGGAGCTCCCGTGATCCCGGTTGGACTGATCGGGACGGAGAACCTGCAGCCGGCCGGTGAGAAGGGCTTCAAGCCGCATCACTTCACCATGAAGGTGGGGGAGCCCTTGTATTTCGACAAGACCGGCCCGGATCATTCGCTGCCGGCGCGGCGCCAGGTGACGGACCACATCATGGATGCGATCGCAGAACTCAGCGGCCAGGAACGCTCCACCAGCTACAACCAGAGCAAGGCCACGGACTAG
- the rapZ gene encoding RNase adapter RapZ, which translates to MADSTAESGTGQDGMTPIKPVEAELLVVTGMSGAGRSTAADALEDHGWYVVENLPPQMLGTLAEIVSHAPQSIPRLAVVMDVRSKGLFVDVRAALGALAASGVTFRVLFLDANDDVLVRRFEQGRRPHPLQEGGRILDGIAAEREVLKELRDSSDVVLDTSTYNVHALATAITELFTDSGPVALRLNVMSFGFKYGLPVDSNYVADVRFIPNPHWVPQLRPHTGLDKDVSDYVLEAEGVKNFVDRYVLALEPVLDGYRRENKHYATIAVGCTGGKHRSVAVAVELSKKLAQYPRVTVTTTHRDLGRE; encoded by the coding sequence ATGGCAGACTCTACGGCGGAATCCGGGACAGGGCAGGACGGCATGACGCCGATCAAGCCCGTCGAAGCGGAACTGCTGGTGGTCACCGGTATGTCGGGAGCGGGACGCAGCACCGCCGCGGACGCACTTGAGGACCATGGCTGGTATGTCGTGGAAAACCTGCCGCCCCAGATGCTCGGCACCCTGGCCGAGATCGTGTCCCACGCGCCGCAGTCCATTCCGCGGCTGGCTGTAGTGATGGATGTCCGCAGCAAGGGCCTCTTTGTTGACGTCCGTGCAGCCCTGGGGGCCCTGGCCGCCAGCGGTGTGACGTTCCGGGTACTTTTCCTGGACGCCAATGACGACGTCCTGGTCCGCCGCTTCGAGCAGGGCCGCCGGCCCCACCCCCTCCAGGAAGGGGGACGGATCCTCGACGGCATTGCAGCCGAACGGGAGGTGCTCAAGGAACTGCGCGACAGCTCCGACGTCGTACTGGACACCTCCACCTACAACGTCCACGCCCTGGCCACGGCCATCACGGAACTCTTCACCGATTCCGGTCCGGTGGCCCTGCGGCTCAACGTCATGAGCTTTGGCTTCAAGTACGGCCTGCCGGTGGATTCCAACTACGTTGCGGACGTCCGGTTCATCCCGAATCCGCACTGGGTTCCGCAACTGCGCCCGCACACGGGCCTGGACAAGGACGTCAGCGACTACGTCCTCGAGGCGGAAGGCGTGAAGAACTTCGTGGACCGCTATGTCCTGGCCCTCGAGCCCGTCCTGGACGGCTACCGGCGCGAAAACAAGCACTACGCCACCATCGCCGTCGGCTGTACGGGTGGAAAGCACCGGTCCGTGGCAGTCGCCGTCGAGCTGTCCAAGAAACTGGCACAGTATCCCCGCGTGACCGTGACCACCACCCATCGGGATCTGGGCCGCGAGTAA
- the yvcK gene encoding uridine diphosphate-N-acetylglucosamine-binding protein YvcK has translation MGMFTGPLPLVPISSGTAAGQQDKGPNVVALGGGHGLSASLSALRLLTSELTAIVTVADDGGSSGRLRDEYGVLPPGDLRMALSALCDDTDWGRTWRDVMQHRFRPGQGRGGSLDEHAMGNLLIVTLWELLGDTVAGLKWAGALLGARGQVLPMSTVPLTIEGDIRVTAPDGTSALQTIRGQARCAVAGSLEQVRLLPEQAPACVEALTAIELADWVILGPGSWYTSVLPHLLLPEMRAALSATAAKRCLTMNLATDTKETTGMSAADHLYALHRYAPDFSVDVVLADPASVQDRQEFEKAAGMIGAEVVLGKVGASGRRPVHDPLRLAAAYHDIFGNS, from the coding sequence ATGGGGATGTTCACCGGGCCCCTGCCCTTGGTACCGATTTCCAGCGGAACGGCGGCCGGCCAGCAGGACAAGGGCCCCAACGTTGTTGCGCTCGGCGGCGGGCACGGCCTGTCCGCTTCGCTCTCGGCGCTGCGGCTGCTTACGTCCGAGCTGACCGCCATTGTCACTGTGGCGGACGACGGCGGGTCTTCAGGGCGCCTGCGCGACGAGTACGGCGTCCTCCCGCCCGGAGACCTCCGTATGGCGCTGTCTGCCTTGTGCGATGACACGGACTGGGGCCGCACGTGGCGCGACGTGATGCAGCACCGGTTCCGGCCCGGCCAAGGCCGCGGCGGATCGCTGGATGAGCATGCAATGGGCAACCTGCTCATCGTCACCCTTTGGGAGCTTCTGGGCGACACGGTGGCCGGACTGAAGTGGGCCGGTGCCCTGCTCGGTGCCCGCGGGCAGGTGCTTCCGATGTCCACCGTGCCGCTGACCATCGAAGGCGACATCCGCGTCACTGCACCGGACGGCACGTCAGCGCTCCAGACGATCCGCGGGCAGGCGCGCTGCGCCGTTGCCGGCTCGCTGGAACAGGTCCGGCTCCTGCCCGAACAGGCGCCGGCCTGCGTTGAAGCCCTGACAGCCATCGAACTGGCCGATTGGGTCATCCTCGGGCCGGGGTCCTGGTACACGTCCGTGCTGCCGCACCTGCTGCTCCCCGAAATGCGTGCCGCCCTCAGTGCCACGGCGGCAAAACGCTGCCTCACCATGAACCTTGCCACGGACACCAAAGAGACCACGGGCATGTCTGCTGCGGACCACCTCTACGCACTGCACCGGTATGCGCCGGACTTCAGCGTGGACGTTGTCCTGGCGGATCCCGCGTCGGTGCAGGACCGGCAGGAGTTCGAGAAAGCCGCCGGGATGATCGGCGCCGAGGTTGTCTTGGGTAAAGTGGGGGCGTCGGGCCGCCGACCCGTCCATGACCCCCTGCGTCTGGCAGCGGCGTACCACGACATTTTTGGGAACAGTTAG